The sequence GCGCCGATGCGGTGGTGAAGACATAATTCAGTAGCTGTTGCGTGTGGGCAACAAGGCGCCGCTCGGTTCATTCATGGCCGTGCGATCGGCGGGGCCTTTCGTCAGACCGCCGCGCGGTCCCGACGCTCGGGTGCGGCGTTGGCCGATGCGCCATGGGTGCGGACCGCGTCGGTCGCCGTGCCGGCATCATGCTCCAGCAACTGGTCGATGATCAGGCTCAGCAGGTCGCCGCGATTGCCGGCGCCGGATTTGCGGTAGATCGCGTTCAGATGTGCCTTTACCGTGCCTTCGGCGCTGCCGCGCACCGCGGCGATCTCGGCGATGGAGAGCCCCTTGATCAGCAGATTGGCGACGTCGCGCTCCGACGCCGTCAGGCGCCACGCGTCCAGCGCGGCCGCGATCACGTCCTGCACCGCGGCCGACGCGATGGAGACATTGCGCTCCAGCTGGGCCTTGCGGCGCAGCAGGCTCAGGACGTACCGCACTTCGAAGGCGATGGCGGCCCAGAGCGACACGGCCGCCAGGCCCTCGATGGCCAGATGCCAGTCCGGCCCCTCGGCCTGTGAGGATTCCGCCGAGCGGAACAGGTCGGTCACCGCGTCGAGGCCGAAGAACACGGCGCAGAACACCTGCGCCGCGATCAGCAGAAGCAGCGCCCAGGGCAGTGGGGTCCGGGTCGGGAATGGAAGGGCCATCCATCCATCGCTCAGGAATCGGCGGGGGTCTCCTTATAGCCCGTGACCATGGCGCGCGGAAGGTTGATGCCGGTGCGGCGCGACTCAAAGACCACGGCGGCGATGTGGGCGACGACCGAGATTTCGGCCCAGGTGACGGCGGCCTCGTGCAGTTCTTCCGGCCATTCCAGCCCCCAGAAGGCGTCCGTGGTCATCAGATAGCCGGAGGCCGCGATCACCGCGAGCGTCAGCAGCAGGTTGTAGATCATCCAGGCGCCCAGCGGCGTGTGCCCCACATGCGGGCGCACCCGGCCGCTGGCGATGTCGCCCGCCTGTTGCAGCGCGCCGCCGACGCTGGGGGGGAAGCTGGCAAAGCGGGCATAGCGGCTGCCGACCACCCCCCAGACCAGCCGCGCGGCCACCAGGCCGGCCACGGTATAGCCGATCCAGATATGCCACTGGCTCTCGTCTTCGACGAGCAGCGCATTCAGGGCGAAGCAGATGACGAGCGTCCAGTGGAACAGCCGCACGAACGGGTCCCAGACGCGGATTCGATGGGTCATGACGGTTCCTGTGGAGCCGGAGGGGAGAGGCGGGGCGCGCCGATCTGTTCCCCGGAGGTGGCGGAGCGCCGATCTGTTCCCCGGAGGTGGCGGCGCGCCGATCTGTACCCCGGACGGTGCAGCGCGCCGATCCGGGGCCGGTGTCATCTCGCGAACACCGGCGGGGGCGGTGTTCGAAGGATGACGCCGGTCCCGGCCCGCCGCTCCGCGACGGCCGGGAAACGCGGGCACGCGTTCCGGATGGCGGTCGGGTTCAGTCGGCGTCCTTCGTGCGCACCAGGTTCAGGTCGCGGTCGAGATAGAGTTCCGCCCGCTTGCCGTCTCTCAGCACATAGGCTTCGTACAGGCCGTCCTCGGCCTTGATCTTGCGCACGTCATACCCGTCCGCGGCGAGTTTCTCGCGGATGGCTCGTTCGGTCTGGGCGTCCAGGCGTTCATGGCCTTCGCTGGCCAGGGCGCCGGCGGCGGTGAGCGACAGGGTGGCGGCCACGAGGGCGGCGGCAATCCGGTTCATGGTAACGATGCTCCCATCGGGTTGGGTTCGGTCAAGCGAAGCGGGCCGAGCGGGCCGCGCTTGCCCTGGCCATTTGCGGTGGCGGCGCGGCAAAGACCATGGGTCCGCAGTGCCATGCGACCGCCTTGCCGCGGCACCGCCCCCGCGCTCCAACAGCGGTTTAGGCGCCTATAACCCGGGTTTAGGTGGATGATTGCATGGATTTGTCAGACCGTTCGGCAATTTCCCCGTAGCGTCTTTGCAACTTTCGCATTATTCTTCTCGCCAACTTGGATAGGAGGTATTTCATGGCCCACGAGTATGATCTGATCGTGCGCAACGGCACGGTGGTGGATGGCACGGGTGCCGAGCCGTTCGCCGCCGACGTCGCCGTCAAGGACGGCAGGATCGCCGCCGTCGCCGCCAATCTCTCCGGCACGGCCGCGAAGGAGATCGACGCGAAGGGCAAGCTGGTCACCCCCGGCTTCGTCGACATCCACACCCATTACGACGCCCAGGCGGTGTGGGACTCGCATCTGGCCCCGTCGTCCCTGCACGGCGTCACCACCGTGGTCATGGGCAATTGCGGCGTCGGCTTCGCCCCCTGCCGCCCCGAGGACCGGGAAAAGCTGATCGAGCTGATGGAAGGCGTGGAGGATATCCCCGGCGCCGTCATGCACGAGGGCCTGGAGTGGAAGTGGGAGAGCTTCCCCGAATATCTCGACGCGATCGAGGCCAAGCCGCACGACGTCGACATCTGCGCCCTGGTTCCGCACTCGGCGATCCGCGTCAACGTGATGGGCGACCGCGCCACCGCGTTCGAGCCCGCCACCGCCGACGATATCGCCAAGATGCGCGCCCTGACGGCCGAGGCGGTGAAGGCCGGCGCCTTCGGTGTCTCCACCAGCCGCACCACCAGCCACAAGACGCTGGCCGGCGAGTATATCCCGACGCTGCGCGTCTATGAGGACGAGCTGATGGGCCTGGCCGAGGGTCTGAACGACGCCGGCAGCGGCTTCCTGGAGGCGGTCAGCGACTGGATCACCGACGCCACCCCCAACACCCAGAATGCGGAGCCCGACCCGGTCGAGGCGTTCGGCATCCTGAAGCGCGTCGCCCAGAAGAGCGGTCGGCCGATGGTTTATACCCTGGCCCAGCGCAACAGCATCCCGCACGTCTTCCGCGACCTGCTGGAGATGAACCGCAAGGCCTATGAGGACGAGGGCGTCAACATCCGCCCGGTGTTCCCGCCGCGCGCCATCGGCATTCTTTTGGGCCTTCAGGCGAGCCAGACCCCCTTCAGCGGCTGCCCCACCTTCAAGACCCTGAACCACCTGCCGCTGGCGGAGAAGGTCGCGAAGCTGCGCGACCCGGCGATCCGCGCCAAAATCCTGTCGGAGGACCCGGTGAAGGAAAGCACCTTCCCGCTGATCCACCGCATGAGCTACGGCTACATGTTCCCGTTCGGCAACAAGGACTACCAGCCGCAGCAGGACCAGAGCGCCGAGGCCGTCGCCAAGCGCACCGGCCGCAGCGCGCCGGAAGTGGCCTATGACTGGCTGCTGGAGAATGACGGCAAGAACTTCATCTACATGCCGATCACCAACTATTCCGACTTCTCGCTGTCGGCGTCCGAGAAGCTCCTGGGCGAGAAGATGGCGATCATGGGCCTCGGCGACGGCGGTGCCCATATGGGCTTCATCCTCGACGCCGGCTTCCCGACCTGGCTCTTGACCCATTGGGGCAAGTCCAGCGGCAAGTTCGCCATGCCGGAACTGGTGCGCCGCCTGACCAGCGACACCGCGGGCGCCGCCGGCCTCGGTGACCGTGGCGCGATCCGGGTCGGCCTGAAGGCGGACCTGAACGTGATCGACTGGGAGTCGCTCGACTTCGAAGCGCCCTATGTGGTGCAGGACCTGCCGGCCGGCGGCAAGCGCCTGATGCAGGGCGCGAGCGGCTATGCCTGCACCATCGTCTCGGGCGAGGTGACCCACGAGAACGGCCAGCCCACCGGCGCGCTGCCGGGCCGTCTGGTCCGCGGCCAGCGCCCGGCGCCGGAGCCGCTGGCGATGGCGGCCGAATAGGGCGCCGCCAAACGGTGAACGAGAGCGCCCCGGATCGGCCGATCCGGGGCGTTTTCTCTTTCGGTAACACATTCTATTATTTTCAATACTGTAGACAGGTATCATCGGCCCCGGATGCTTCACATTCCCCTTTCTCCCGCGCAGGCGGGAGCCCACGCCTGAGACTTTCCCACAGGGCCGGGAATTTGTGATCGCCGCTCCGGTACGGGCCTGCGGGTCCGGTCGGTCCCAATGTGAACGGAGGAAGCCATGGCCCAGCACTACGACCTGATCGTCCGCAACGGCACCGTTGTCGACGGCACCGGCGCGGAACCCTATGCGGCCGATGTCGCGATCACGGATGGCAGGATTGCCGCCATCGCCCCGGACCTTTCCGGCACCGCGACCCGGGAGATCGACGCGGCCGGCAAGCTGGTCACGCCCGGCTTCGTCGACATCCACACCCATTACGACGCCCAGGCGGTGTGGGACTCGCATCTGGCCCCGTCCTCCCTGCACGGCGTCACCACGGTGGTCATGGGCAATTGCGGCGTCGGCTTCGCCCCCTGTCGCCCGCAAGACCGCGAAAAAATGATCGAACTCATGGAGGGCGTCGAGGACATTCCCGGCGCCGTCATGCACGAGGGCCTGGAATGGTCCTGGGAGACCTTCCCCGAATATCTGGACGCCATCGCCGCCCGGCCGCGTGACGTCGACGTTTGTGCGCTGGTGCCCCATGCCGCGCTCAGGGTCTATGTCATGGGCGACCGCGCCGTTGCCTTCGAGCCCGCCAACGACGACGACATTGCCCAGATGCGCGCCCTGACCGCCGAGGCGGTGAAGGCCGGCGCGTTCGGCGTTTCCACCAGCCGGGCGCTGTTCCATAAGACCGTGGCCGGCGCCTATATCCCGACCATGCGCGCGCCCGTCGACGAGTTCGTCGGCATCGCAAATGGCCTGAAGGATGCGGGCAGCGGTTTTATCGAGGCGATCACCGATTGGATCACCGATCCCCGCCGCGACCCGCAGAATGCCCCGTCGGACCCGGCCGGCGCGTTCGACGTGTTGAAGCGGGTCGCCAGGGAGTCGGGCCGGCCGCTGGTCTATTCCATGGTGCAGATCAACAGCCAGCCGAACCTCTATGCCGACGTGCTGGCGATGAATCGCAAGGCCAATGCGGAGGAAGGGGTGAATATCCGCCCGGTGTTCCCGCCGCGGGCCGTCGGCTTCCTGCTGGGGTTGCAGGCGACGCAGACGCCGTTCAGCGGTTGCCCCACCTTCAAGGCGCTGAACCATTTGCCGCTGGCGGAGAAGGTCGCGAAGCTCCGCGACCCGGCCATCCGCGCCAGGATCCTCGCCGAAGACCCGGTGAAGGAGAGCACGTTCACGCTGATCCACCTGCTCAGCTACAAATGGATGTTCCCGTTCCGGGACAAGGACTACCAGCCGAAGGCGCACGAAAGCGCCGCCGCGGTGGCCGCGCGCGAGGGGCGCACGCCGCAGGAGGTCGTCTATGACTGGCTGTTGGAAAATGACGGCCGGAATTTCGTCTACATGCCGGCCGCCAACTATGTCGGCCACTCGTTCTCGGCCTCGGAAGAGATGCTGGGCGATGACATGGCAATCATGGGCCTCGGCGACGGCGGCGCCCATGTCGGCTTCATCCTGGATGCCGGCTTCCCGACCTGGCTCCTGACCCACTGGGGCAAGGCCGAGGGCAAATTCCCGATGCCGGAACTGGTTCGCCGCCTGACCAGCGACACCGCCGACGCCGCCGGGCTCGGCGACCGGGGCCGCGTCCGCATCGGCCTGAAGGCGGATCTGAACGTGATCGACTGGGAGGCCCTCGACTTCGAAACGCCCTATGTGGTGCAGGACCTGCCGGCCGGCGGCAAGCGCCTGATGCAGGGCGCGAGCGGCTACGCCTACACCATCGTTGCGGGTGAGGTCACGCACGAGAACGGCCAGCCCACCGGCGCGCTGCCGGGACGCTTGGTGCGCGGCCAGCGCCCGGCGCCGGCCCATCGCGCGGTGGCGGCGGAATAGGGCCACGCGCGCGCATCGCATGGGGCCGCGCCGCCGGTTCGCACCGTGAGCATCCCGGCCACCGCGGAGCGGTGCGCCGGGCCCGGCCAGAAAAAAGCCGCCCGCACCAACCGGTGCGAGCGGCATTTCAATCGTCAAAACAGAATCTGACCCGCGCCTTTCAGGCATTGGCGCGGTTGGAGGACTTCGGCCGGATCACTCCGGCGTGTAGTGCGAGATCTTCGAGCCCTCGAAGCTGACGCCCGCGAACAGGCCGCTATTGCCGAAGATGAAGCCGATGATCGGCGCCTGCGCCGTCTTGGTGGTGACGTCGCCGCCGGTGCCGGCGTTGATCACCGCAATCGAGCCGTCCACGCCCGCTTCCCAGTTATCGCTGTTCTGGAATTTCTTCAGGGACTCGTCGGTCATGAACATGATGACCTCGGACCGTTCCTCGATGCCGGCCTGCAGGCCGATGGAGCCGGAATTGGTTTGGTAATACGCGACCTTCTTGCCGTTGATCATCAGCGAGCCGAGCCCGCGCGAGCCGCCGATGATCAGGCCGCCCTTGACCACCTTGCCGAAGACCAGAATGCCCTTCGCCTGCGGCGCCAGCGCCTTGGCGGTGCCGTTGATCTCATAGAGTTTGGTGAGCGCGGCGTTGACCTCGGCGTCGATCTGCTGGGCCGATTTCGCATAGGCGCCCGTCGGCGCCAGCCAGACGCATAGCAGCAGCGCCAGCGCGGGCTTCCAAAGGGAACGGGGGAATTGCATGGCATAAGCCTCTTGCCGTTGTTCGGACCGACCGGTCTGGACCCGATCGCCCTCTATGTAGGCAGCCGGTCTGAATCCGCTACGGATTTCTGGCAAGATCGCGCCGTGTGGGGCGCGTGCTGAGGGGGAGGCGGCTGCCCAATGGCCTTGCCCCTCTGGCCGCTCTCCGTCATCCTAGGCCTTAAGTACAAGGCCAAAGGAGACACCCCCATGGAAGTTGGCATTTCCCTCAACATCTTGCAGCAGCAGGGCCGTTCCGACGCGGCGGTGATGCGCGACCACATGGCGATGGGCGACCTGGCCGAGCCGCTGGGCCTCGACTCGATCTTCGCGCTGGAACACCATTTCACCGGCTACTCGATGAGCCCGCAGCCGACGCAGTTGCTGGCCTATTTCGCCGGCCGCACCCGGCGGGTGAAGCTGGGCACCGCGGTGATCGTGCTGCCCTGGCACGATCCGGTGCGCGTCGCCGAGATGATCGCCCAGCTCGACATCATGTGCGGCGGCCGCTGTCTGTTCGGCTTCGGCCGCGGCGCCGGCCGCACCGAGTACGAGGGCTTCCGCATCGATATGGGCGAAGCGCGGCCCCGCTTCGTCGAGGCGGCGGAGATCGTCATGAAGGCGCTGCGGGAGGAGACGTTCTCGCATGACGGCGAATTCTACAAGATCCCGGAAATGTCGATCCGCCCGCGCCCGATCTCCCGGCCGGAGGAGCGGTTCTACGCCTCGTCCGTCAGCCCGGAATCGGCGGAAGTGATCGCCAAAATGGGCCTCGGCATGCTCGTCATCATGCAGAACGAATGGGCCAAGTGCGCCGAGGACGTGATCAAGTTCCACGAGATGACCGTGAAGGCCGGTCACAAGCCGCGCCCGCCGATCATCTCCACCAACATCGCCTGCGCCGAAAGCCGGGACGAGGCGGTGGAACTCGGCCAGCAATATCTGGGCAACAAATGGGATTCAATCGAGGCCCACTACAAGTTCTCCGACGGCGGCCTCGCCAACGTGAAGGGCTATGAATCCTACGGCAAGATGGCCAAGACCTATACCAAGATGAAGGACCCGGGCTTCCGCTCCAAGGCGAACGAGTTCTACGTCTCGATCCAGGTGGTCGGCACGCCGAAGGATTGTCTGGAGCAGATCGCCGAACTGCGCCGCCTGACCGGGACCGAGCATCTGGTCGGCGAATACTCGTTCGGCGGCATGCCGCACGAGCGGGCGGAGCAGAATCTGCGTCTGTTCGCCCAGAAATGCGTGCCGATCCTCCAGACCGACGAGTCCTTCTGCAAGCCGATCACGCCGGCCGGCATCAGCGCCGACTTCAAGGAAAAGCACGAAGACGTGTTCGCCCCGGCCTGAGGGGCGGGGCCTGCCGCTCTCGCGTACGCCATCAGCGGCGGTGTTCGAAGCGTGACATCGGCCCCGGACGGCGGCTCTGTCGCCTCCGGGGTGCACCGCCCCAAAGGCGTACATGGTCCGTACGTGGCGATCGTGTATCCCGGAAGCCGCGGAGCGGCTATCCGGGACCGGTTGCTTTCGCGAACACCGCCCCGGTCCGTGTTCGAAGGACGACGCCGGCCCAGGCTCGGCGCTCCGCACCGTCCGGGGATCATCGCTCCGGTTGTGGCCAGCGCCGCGCCAATGG comes from Alphaproteobacteria bacterium and encodes:
- a CDS encoding helix-turn-helix transcriptional regulator codes for the protein MALPFPTRTPLPWALLLLIAAQVFCAVFFGLDAVTDLFRSAESSQAEGPDWHLAIEGLAAVSLWAAIAFEVRYVLSLLRRKAQLERNVSIASAAVQDVIAAALDAWRLTASERDVANLLIKGLSIAEIAAVRGSAEGTVKAHLNAIYRKSGAGNRGDLLSLIIDQLLEHDAGTATDAVRTHGASANAAPERRDRAAV
- a CDS encoding cytochrome b/b6 domain-containing protein → MTHRIRVWDPFVRLFHWTLVICFALNALLVEDESQWHIWIGYTVAGLVAARLVWGVVGSRYARFASFPPSVGGALQQAGDIASGRVRPHVGHTPLGAWMIYNLLLTLAVIAASGYLMTTDAFWGLEWPEELHEAAVTWAEISVVAHIAAVVFESRRTGINLPRAMVTGYKETPADS
- a CDS encoding PepSY domain-containing protein, whose translation is MNRIAAALVAATLSLTAAGALASEGHERLDAQTERAIREKLAADGYDVRKIKAEDGLYEAYVLRDGKRAELYLDRDLNLVRTKDAD
- a CDS encoding amidohydrolase family protein, translating into MAHEYDLIVRNGTVVDGTGAEPFAADVAVKDGRIAAVAANLSGTAAKEIDAKGKLVTPGFVDIHTHYDAQAVWDSHLAPSSLHGVTTVVMGNCGVGFAPCRPEDREKLIELMEGVEDIPGAVMHEGLEWKWESFPEYLDAIEAKPHDVDICALVPHSAIRVNVMGDRATAFEPATADDIAKMRALTAEAVKAGAFGVSTSRTTSHKTLAGEYIPTLRVYEDELMGLAEGLNDAGSGFLEAVSDWITDATPNTQNAEPDPVEAFGILKRVAQKSGRPMVYTLAQRNSIPHVFRDLLEMNRKAYEDEGVNIRPVFPPRAIGILLGLQASQTPFSGCPTFKTLNHLPLAEKVAKLRDPAIRAKILSEDPVKESTFPLIHRMSYGYMFPFGNKDYQPQQDQSAEAVAKRTGRSAPEVAYDWLLENDGKNFIYMPITNYSDFSLSASEKLLGEKMAIMGLGDGGAHMGFILDAGFPTWLLTHWGKSSGKFAMPELVRRLTSDTAGAAGLGDRGAIRVGLKADLNVIDWESLDFEAPYVVQDLPAGGKRLMQGASGYACTIVSGEVTHENGQPTGALPGRLVRGQRPAPEPLAMAAE
- a CDS encoding amidohydrolase family protein, coding for MAQHYDLIVRNGTVVDGTGAEPYAADVAITDGRIAAIAPDLSGTATREIDAAGKLVTPGFVDIHTHYDAQAVWDSHLAPSSLHGVTTVVMGNCGVGFAPCRPQDREKMIELMEGVEDIPGAVMHEGLEWSWETFPEYLDAIAARPRDVDVCALVPHAALRVYVMGDRAVAFEPANDDDIAQMRALTAEAVKAGAFGVSTSRALFHKTVAGAYIPTMRAPVDEFVGIANGLKDAGSGFIEAITDWITDPRRDPQNAPSDPAGAFDVLKRVARESGRPLVYSMVQINSQPNLYADVLAMNRKANAEEGVNIRPVFPPRAVGFLLGLQATQTPFSGCPTFKALNHLPLAEKVAKLRDPAIRARILAEDPVKESTFTLIHLLSYKWMFPFRDKDYQPKAHESAAAVAAREGRTPQEVVYDWLLENDGRNFVYMPAANYVGHSFSASEEMLGDDMAIMGLGDGGAHVGFILDAGFPTWLLTHWGKAEGKFPMPELVRRLTSDTADAAGLGDRGRVRIGLKADLNVIDWEALDFETPYVVQDLPAGGKRLMQGASGYAYTIVAGEVTHENGQPTGALPGRLVRGQRPAPAHRAVAAE
- a CDS encoding LLM class flavin-dependent oxidoreductase; this translates as MEVGISLNILQQQGRSDAAVMRDHMAMGDLAEPLGLDSIFALEHHFTGYSMSPQPTQLLAYFAGRTRRVKLGTAVIVLPWHDPVRVAEMIAQLDIMCGGRCLFGFGRGAGRTEYEGFRIDMGEARPRFVEAAEIVMKALREETFSHDGEFYKIPEMSIRPRPISRPEERFYASSVSPESAEVIAKMGLGMLVIMQNEWAKCAEDVIKFHEMTVKAGHKPRPPIISTNIACAESRDEAVELGQQYLGNKWDSIEAHYKFSDGGLANVKGYESYGKMAKTYTKMKDPGFRSKANEFYVSIQVVGTPKDCLEQIAELRRLTGTEHLVGEYSFGGMPHERAEQNLRLFAQKCVPILQTDESFCKPITPAGISADFKEKHEDVFAPA